One stretch of Daphnia pulicaria isolate SC F1-1A chromosome 8, SC_F0-13Bv2, whole genome shotgun sequence DNA includes these proteins:
- the LOC124311064 gene encoding calcium-independent phospholipase A2-gamma-like isoform X1 produces MKVGQSSEIFGSLQKRVFLRKPLERCQPYSFHNRLKVQKRGSSSHTNNNGEIVTAKGQTISLNKDSTTRVTSQFKTITTLFVELVKTNTSSFDLSLSSLAKRLPFQNVQTDIPKDNIANKKLEEKDGVEVKTGIPSYFDIMGRKKEEKKEAAIPQWKIKRKAVSQESVDARTKHVVSAVAKAVTKSSLLVRLEDFCHHLFQYPAAKSVASREGAISILLRLKHSIPRDELIQRQIREGLALLGYADPLPAKGIRILSIDGGGTRGLLALRILRHLEKISGKPIYESFDYICGVSTGAVLALLIGAAKKNVKDVETMYREISTEVFKQDRSSGLGGLLWSHAYYDTSKWETILKDKIGETIMIRTAREPNCLKVSAISSIVSQEMLRPFVFRNYTLPFRVQSLYSGTFRHKMWEAVRASSAAPGYFGEFKLEENLHQDGGLFVNNPCAVAIHEAKCIWPNAKLLSVVSIGTGRCQPLNMAAGVNTSDPTNTSLKQKLSKVIDSATDTERVHTILHDLLPPKVYYRFNPYLSEIHSLDETDPARWESMLEDVEMYIRKNHRNMNQAASTLQMPRSSFQSAKDWVLEKRFLLQNKATF; encoded by the exons ATGAAAGTCGGGCAGTCTTCAGAGATTTTTGGATCCTTGCAGAAAAGAGTTTTCTTGAGGAAACCATTAGAAAGATGCCAACCTTATTCTTTTCACAA tAGGTTAAAAGTGCAGAAACGGGGATCATCTTCACACACTAATAATAATGGAGAAATTGTCACAGCCAAGGGGCAAACTATATCACTCAACAAAGATTCAACAACAAGAGTTACTTCCCAGTTCAAGACGATAACCACCCTATTTGTGGAACTAGTCAAAACAAACACATCCTCTTTTGATCTTTCTCTATCTAGTTTGGCTAAGCGACTACCTTTTCAAAATGTTCAAACTGACATACCCAAAGACAACATTGCTAACAAAAaactagaagaaaaagatggggTTGAGGTTAAGACTGGTATTCCGTCGTACTTTGATATCATgggaaggaagaaagaagaaaagaaagaagctgcAATCCCTCAATGGAAAATCAAGCGCAAGGCTGTTAGCCAAGAGAGTGTAGATGCTCGAACAAAGCATGTTGTTTCTGCAGTTGCCAAAGCAGTTACTAAATCAAGTTTGTTGGTGCGCCTTGAAGATTTTTGCCATCACTTGTTTCAATATCCTGCAGCAAAGAGTGTAGCCTCTCGG GAAGGAgccatttcaattcttttgcgCTTAAAGCACAGCATTCCTCGCGATGAACTCATCCAACGTCAAATTCGTGAAGGTCTTGCCTTACTTGGTTATGCTGATCCTTTGCCAGCCAAAGGTATTCGCATTTTATCCATCGATGGAGGAGGAACCAG AGGCCTGCTAGCTCTTCGAATCCTCCGTCACCTTGAGAAAATCAGTGGTAAACCTATTTATGAGAGTTTCGACTACATTTGCGGTGTGTCTACTGGAGCCGTCCTTGCCTTACTTATTGGTGCTGCTAAAAAGAACGTCAAAGACGTAGAGACCATGTACCGAGAAATAAGCACAGAAGTTTTCAAACAGGACCGTTCTTCCGGACTTGGTGGACTCTTATGGAGTCACGCATACTATGACACTAGCAAGTGGGAAACAATTCTTAAAGATAAAATAG GAGAAACCATAATGATTCGAACTGCTCGAGAGCCGAATTGCCTCAAAGTTTCGGCCATATCTAGCATTGTTAGTCAGGAAATGCTACGGCCTTTCGTATTCCGCAACTACACGTTACCTTTCCGCGTTCAGTCGCTCTACAGCGGTACTTTCCGCCACAAAATGTGGGAGGCGGTAAGAGCTTCGTCGGCTGCCCCTGGATACTTTGGCGAGTTCAAATTAGAAGAGAATCTTCACCAAGACGGAGGGTTGTTCGTCAATAACCCATGCGCCGTGGCCATTCACGAAGCCAAGTGCATCTGGCCAAATGCCAAGCTGTTGAGCGTAGTGTCAATTGGCACCGGTCGCTGTCAGCCGCTAAACATGGCGGCTGGTGTAAATACCAGTGATCCTACGAATACCTCTTTGAAACAGAAATTGAGTAAGGTGATTGATTCCGCCACTGACACCGAG CGTGTTCACACCATACTTCACGATCTTTTGCCGCCCAAAGTGTATTATCGTTTCAATCCGTACTTGAGCGAGATCCACAGCCTGGATGAGACGGATCCAGCCCGATGGGAAAGCATGCTCGAAGATGTCGAGATGTACATTAGAAAGAATCATCGCAATATGAATCAAGCCGCCAG tACCTTACAAATGCCCCGAAGTTCGTTTCAGTCTGCAAAAGATTGGGTATTAGAAAAGCGATTTTTGCTACAGAACAAGGCGACTTTCTAG
- the LOC124311064 gene encoding calcium-independent phospholipase A2-gamma-like isoform X2 — protein MKVGQSSEIFGSLQKRVFLRKPLERCQPYSFHKLKVQKRGSSSHTNNNGEIVTAKGQTISLNKDSTTRVTSQFKTITTLFVELVKTNTSSFDLSLSSLAKRLPFQNVQTDIPKDNIANKKLEEKDGVEVKTGIPSYFDIMGRKKEEKKEAAIPQWKIKRKAVSQESVDARTKHVVSAVAKAVTKSSLLVRLEDFCHHLFQYPAAKSVASREGAISILLRLKHSIPRDELIQRQIREGLALLGYADPLPAKGIRILSIDGGGTRGLLALRILRHLEKISGKPIYESFDYICGVSTGAVLALLIGAAKKNVKDVETMYREISTEVFKQDRSSGLGGLLWSHAYYDTSKWETILKDKIGETIMIRTAREPNCLKVSAISSIVSQEMLRPFVFRNYTLPFRVQSLYSGTFRHKMWEAVRASSAAPGYFGEFKLEENLHQDGGLFVNNPCAVAIHEAKCIWPNAKLLSVVSIGTGRCQPLNMAAGVNTSDPTNTSLKQKLSKVIDSATDTERVHTILHDLLPPKVYYRFNPYLSEIHSLDETDPARWESMLEDVEMYIRKNHRNMNQAASTLQMPRSSFQSAKDWVLEKRFLLQNKATF, from the exons ATGAAAGTCGGGCAGTCTTCAGAGATTTTTGGATCCTTGCAGAAAAGAGTTTTCTTGAGGAAACCATTAGAAAGATGCCAACCTTATTCTTTTCACAA GTTAAAAGTGCAGAAACGGGGATCATCTTCACACACTAATAATAATGGAGAAATTGTCACAGCCAAGGGGCAAACTATATCACTCAACAAAGATTCAACAACAAGAGTTACTTCCCAGTTCAAGACGATAACCACCCTATTTGTGGAACTAGTCAAAACAAACACATCCTCTTTTGATCTTTCTCTATCTAGTTTGGCTAAGCGACTACCTTTTCAAAATGTTCAAACTGACATACCCAAAGACAACATTGCTAACAAAAaactagaagaaaaagatggggTTGAGGTTAAGACTGGTATTCCGTCGTACTTTGATATCATgggaaggaagaaagaagaaaagaaagaagctgcAATCCCTCAATGGAAAATCAAGCGCAAGGCTGTTAGCCAAGAGAGTGTAGATGCTCGAACAAAGCATGTTGTTTCTGCAGTTGCCAAAGCAGTTACTAAATCAAGTTTGTTGGTGCGCCTTGAAGATTTTTGCCATCACTTGTTTCAATATCCTGCAGCAAAGAGTGTAGCCTCTCGG GAAGGAgccatttcaattcttttgcgCTTAAAGCACAGCATTCCTCGCGATGAACTCATCCAACGTCAAATTCGTGAAGGTCTTGCCTTACTTGGTTATGCTGATCCTTTGCCAGCCAAAGGTATTCGCATTTTATCCATCGATGGAGGAGGAACCAG AGGCCTGCTAGCTCTTCGAATCCTCCGTCACCTTGAGAAAATCAGTGGTAAACCTATTTATGAGAGTTTCGACTACATTTGCGGTGTGTCTACTGGAGCCGTCCTTGCCTTACTTATTGGTGCTGCTAAAAAGAACGTCAAAGACGTAGAGACCATGTACCGAGAAATAAGCACAGAAGTTTTCAAACAGGACCGTTCTTCCGGACTTGGTGGACTCTTATGGAGTCACGCATACTATGACACTAGCAAGTGGGAAACAATTCTTAAAGATAAAATAG GAGAAACCATAATGATTCGAACTGCTCGAGAGCCGAATTGCCTCAAAGTTTCGGCCATATCTAGCATTGTTAGTCAGGAAATGCTACGGCCTTTCGTATTCCGCAACTACACGTTACCTTTCCGCGTTCAGTCGCTCTACAGCGGTACTTTCCGCCACAAAATGTGGGAGGCGGTAAGAGCTTCGTCGGCTGCCCCTGGATACTTTGGCGAGTTCAAATTAGAAGAGAATCTTCACCAAGACGGAGGGTTGTTCGTCAATAACCCATGCGCCGTGGCCATTCACGAAGCCAAGTGCATCTGGCCAAATGCCAAGCTGTTGAGCGTAGTGTCAATTGGCACCGGTCGCTGTCAGCCGCTAAACATGGCGGCTGGTGTAAATACCAGTGATCCTACGAATACCTCTTTGAAACAGAAATTGAGTAAGGTGATTGATTCCGCCACTGACACCGAG CGTGTTCACACCATACTTCACGATCTTTTGCCGCCCAAAGTGTATTATCGTTTCAATCCGTACTTGAGCGAGATCCACAGCCTGGATGAGACGGATCCAGCCCGATGGGAAAGCATGCTCGAAGATGTCGAGATGTACATTAGAAAGAATCATCGCAATATGAATCAAGCCGCCAG tACCTTACAAATGCCCCGAAGTTCGTTTCAGTCTGCAAAAGATTGGGTATTAGAAAAGCGATTTTTGCTACAGAACAAGGCGACTTTCTAG